The following proteins are co-located in the Citrobacter freundii ATCC 8090 = MTCC 1658 = NBRC 12681 genome:
- a CDS encoding YraN family protein, translating to MAQIPARTSRPRQLTSKQTGDAWESTARDWLQSKGLHFIAANVRERGGEIDLIMREGSTTVFVEVRYRRSAQFGGAAASVTRSKQHKLLQTARLWLARHNGSFDTVDCRFDVLAFTGNDVEWFKDAFNDRS from the coding sequence ATGGCTCAAATACCAGCAAGGACAAGTCGTCCCCGCCAGTTAACGAGTAAACAGACCGGTGACGCGTGGGAATCCACCGCGCGTGACTGGCTGCAAAGCAAGGGACTGCATTTTATCGCCGCCAACGTGCGTGAACGTGGCGGCGAAATCGACCTGATAATGCGTGAAGGCAGCACCACCGTCTTTGTTGAAGTCCGCTATCGGCGCTCGGCCCAGTTTGGCGGCGCAGCGGCGAGTGTGACCCGGAGCAAACAACACAAATTATTACAGACCGCCCGCTTGTGGCTTGCGCGCCACAATGGGAGTTTTGATACTGTGGATTGCCGGTTCGATGTGTTAGCCTTCACCGGAAATGATGTTGAGTGGTTTAAGGACGCGTTCAACGACCGCTCATAG
- the diaA gene encoding DnaA initiator-associating protein DiaA, which translates to MLDRIKVCFTESIQTQIAAAEALPDAISRAAMTLVQSLLNGNKILCCGNGTSAANAQHFAASMINRFETERPSLPAIALNTDNVVLTAIANDRLHDEVYAKQVRALGHAGDVLLAISTRGNSRDIVKAVEAAVTRDMTIVALTGYDGGELAGLLGPQDVEIRIPSHHSARVQEMHMLTVNCLCDLIDNTLFPHQDD; encoded by the coding sequence GTGTTAGATAGAATTAAAGTCTGCTTTACAGAAAGCATTCAAACTCAGATAGCTGCGGCTGAAGCACTTCCGGATGCGATCTCCCGTGCCGCCATGACGCTGGTTCAGTCCCTGCTCAATGGCAACAAAATTCTCTGTTGTGGTAATGGGACGTCCGCTGCCAACGCACAGCATTTTGCTGCCAGCATGATCAATCGTTTTGAAACAGAACGCCCAAGTTTACCTGCGATTGCACTAAACACTGATAATGTGGTCTTAACTGCGATTGCCAACGATCGCCTGCACGACGAAGTTTATGCAAAACAAGTCCGTGCGCTGGGACATGCAGGAGATGTTCTGCTGGCAATCTCTACGCGTGGTAATAGCCGCGATATCGTAAAAGCCGTTGAAGCCGCAGTGACACGCGACATGACAATCGTCGCGCTGACCGGGTATGACGGAGGGGAACTGGCCGGATTACTGGGGCCGCAGGATGTTGAAATCCGTATCCCCTCACACCACAGCGCCCGCGTTCAGGAAATGCACATGCTGACGGTCAACTGCCTTTGCGATCTCATCGATAACACGCTTTTCCCTCACCAGGATGATTAA
- the dolP gene encoding division/outer membrane stress-associated lipid-binding lipoprotein — MKAFSPLAVIIAALLLQGCVAAAVVGTAAVGTKAATDPRSVGTQVDDGTLELRVNTALSKDAQIKKEARINVSAYQGKVLLVGQSPNSELSARAKQIAMGVEGTTEVFNEIRQGQPIGLGDASNDTWITTKVRSQLLTSDQVKSSNVKVTTENGEVFLLGLVTEREAKAAADIASRVSGVKRVTTAFTFIK, encoded by the coding sequence ATGAAGGCATTTTCGCCGCTTGCTGTGATTATCGCTGCACTGCTGCTGCAAGGCTGTGTCGCTGCTGCCGTTGTCGGAACTGCTGCTGTCGGCACCAAAGCCGCGACGGATCCTCGCAGCGTCGGCACCCAGGTAGATGATGGAACCCTGGAATTACGCGTCAATACGGCGTTGTCGAAAGATGCCCAGATCAAGAAAGAAGCGCGAATCAACGTGAGCGCATATCAGGGTAAAGTGCTGCTGGTCGGTCAGTCGCCAAATAGCGAACTGTCTGCACGAGCAAAACAGATTGCGATGGGCGTAGAAGGTACGACTGAGGTCTTTAATGAGATCCGTCAGGGCCAGCCAATCGGTCTGGGCGATGCGTCCAACGATACCTGGATAACCACCAAAGTACGTTCCCAGTTACTGACCAGCGATCAGGTGAAATCCTCTAACGTGAAAGTCACGACCGAGAATGGAGAAGTGTTCCTGTTAGGTCTGGTGACCGAACGCGAAGCGAAGGCGGCGGCAGACATCGCCAGCCGGGTAAGCGGCGTGAAACGCGTCACGACGGCCTTTACGTTTATTAAGTAA
- a CDS encoding NAD(P)H-binding protein yields the protein MSQVLITGATGLVGGHLLRMLLNEPRINAITAPTRRPLADTVGIYNPHDPQLTDALAQVTDPVDIVFCCLGTTRREAGSKEAFIHADYTLVVDTALTGRRLGAQHMLVVSSMGANANSPFFYNRVKGEMEQALIAQNWPRLTIARPSMLLGDRDKQRANEMFLAPLFRLLPGNWKSIEARDVARAMLAEALAPGHEGVSILTSSELRERAK from the coding sequence ATGAGTCAGGTGTTAATAACCGGTGCAACGGGTCTTGTGGGTGGACATTTATTGCGGATGCTACTGAATGAACCCCGGATCAATGCCATTACGGCGCCGACGCGTCGACCGCTGGCTGATACGGTTGGCATCTATAATCCCCACGATCCGCAGCTAACCGATGCTCTGGCGCAGGTTACCGATCCGGTCGATATTGTCTTTTGTTGTCTGGGAACGACCCGACGTGAAGCGGGCAGCAAAGAAGCATTTATCCACGCTGACTATACGCTGGTAGTGGATACAGCTCTGACGGGGCGTCGGCTGGGGGCACAGCATATGCTGGTGGTGAGTTCGATGGGCGCTAATGCCAATTCACCGTTTTTTTATAACCGGGTGAAAGGTGAAATGGAGCAGGCGCTGATCGCGCAGAATTGGCCTCGGCTGACCATTGCCCGGCCTTCAATGCTACTGGGTGATAGGGACAAACAGCGGGCGAATGAGATGTTTTTAGCGCCGTTGTTCAGGCTGCTGCCGGGTAACTGGAAGTCGATTGAAGCGCGCGATGTTGCACGGGCAATGTTGGCAGAAGCGCTGGCGCCTGGGCATGAAGGGGTTTCGATCCTGACCTCTTCCGAGTTACGCGAAAGGGCTAAATAA
- a CDS encoding YhbP family protein, translated as METLTAVSRWLAKQHVVTWCVHHEGELWCANAFYLFDAQKMAFYVLTEDKTRHAQMSGPCAPIAGTVNGQPKTVALIRGVQFKGEIRRLEGQESEAARNAYNRRFPVARMLPAPVWEIRLDEVKFTDNTLGFGKKMHWLRDL; from the coding sequence ATGGAAACACTGACTGCAGTGTCTCGCTGGCTGGCAAAACAGCACGTCGTGACCTGGTGCGTACACCACGAAGGTGAATTGTGGTGCGCCAATGCGTTTTACCTGTTTGATGCGCAGAAGATGGCATTCTATGTGCTGACCGAAGATAAAACGCGCCATGCGCAGATGTCGGGACCGTGTGCACCGATTGCCGGCACGGTAAATGGTCAGCCCAAAACGGTCGCCCTGATTCGTGGCGTGCAGTTTAAGGGGGAGATTCGCCGTCTTGAAGGGCAGGAGAGTGAAGCCGCGCGTAACGCCTACAACCGCCGTTTCCCCGTCGCCAGAATGTTGCCAGCGCCCGTGTGGGAGATTCGACTGGATGAAGTCAAATTCACGGACAACACGCTGGGCTTCGGTAAAAAGATGCACTGGCTACGTGATCTATAG
- a CDS encoding GIY-YIG nuclease family protein: MSMVTMTPWYLYLIRTADNALYTGITTDVQRRYKQHQSGKGAKALRGKGELTLAFAAQIGDRSLALRIEYRVKQLTKRQKERLVEGEGLEALLSSLQAPDVKND; this comes from the coding sequence ATGTCGATGGTGACAATGACACCCTGGTATCTGTACCTGATCCGTACCGCTGACAACGCCTTATACACCGGAATAACCACCGATGTGCAGCGCCGCTATAAGCAGCATCAAAGTGGGAAAGGCGCGAAGGCGCTACGTGGAAAGGGGGAACTCACGTTGGCATTTGCGGCGCAGATTGGCGACCGTTCGCTGGCCCTGCGCATAGAGTATCGCGTCAAACAGCTCACAAAGCGTCAGAAAGAGCGCCTTGTAGAAGGCGAAGGGCTTGAGGCTCTACTGAGCAGCCTGCAAGCCCCGGATGTTAAAAACGATTGA
- a CDS encoding GNAT family N-acetyltransferase has translation MLIRVEIPIDAPGIDALLRRSFESDAEAKLVHDLREDGFLTLGLVATDDEGQVVGYVAFSPVDVQGEDLQWVGMAPLAVDENYRGQGLARQLVYEGLDSLNEFGYAAVVTLGDPALYSRFGFELAAHHDLRCRWPGTESAFQVHRLADDALEGVTGLVEYHDHFNRF, from the coding sequence ATGCTGATTCGAGTTGAGATTCCCATTGATGCCCCTGGTATTGATGCGTTGCTGCGCCGTTCATTTGAGAGCGATGCGGAAGCAAAATTAGTCCACGACCTGCGTGAAGATGGTTTCTTAACGTTGGGTTTGGTTGCTACCGATGATGAAGGTCAGGTAGTGGGTTACGTCGCGTTCAGCCCTGTCGATGTTCAGGGTGAAGATCTGCAATGGGTCGGCATGGCGCCGCTTGCGGTGGATGAAAACTACCGGGGGCAGGGCCTGGCGCGTCAACTGGTCTATGAAGGACTCGATTCCCTGAACGAGTTTGGCTACGCCGCGGTGGTTACGCTGGGCGATCCGGCACTGTATAGCCGCTTTGGCTTTGAGCTGGCGGCGCATCATGACCTGCGTTGCCGCTGGCCGGGCACCGAAAGCGCGTTCCAGGTTCATCGCCTGGCGGACGATGCGCTGGAGGGCGTGACGGGCCTGGTGGAATACCACGACCACTTCAATCGTTTTTAA